In the genome of Brachypodium distachyon strain Bd21 chromosome 3, Brachypodium_distachyon_v3.0, whole genome shotgun sequence, the window CAGTTCGTAATTTCGTGATCTCGATCATCTTTTTCATTGGTTCGGCGATGATTCAATGGTTCGACAGACTGTCTTGCGAGAGGTGTGTCTCCGGCCACAGTGCGTTCAACGATCTTAAGTTCTCACCGGCTGTTGTGGGCGGCTCATGTGGGCTCAGTAAAACCTACACGGTTAGTCCAACCTATGCAGTTTTGGTCTTCTACTGTTTCATCTCAGAGATTTGGAAAAATATTATCAAGATGCGATTGGCGTAACTAGAGAAGTGGCTTTATCTGAAATCTTTGTTgtcattttagttttttcgaATGAAAGGATTAAAgctgaatttttttagaatgaaAGGATTTTTTTAGAAGCTCCTGCGAGGAAGCTTCCTCGGACTATGACTGACATCACGTCACCTCAAATGTAAATCCATCCGTCGTCCTTAACGGCATTTCACATGCAACCTCAGCTCGATCGCCCACACTCACTTGTTACAAACAGAGCACGGGTGACCTGCCGGCCTCAGCCTGGCCGTCCAACCCAAATATCTCCTCCCCTCTTCCCCCCAGCAGCTTCCTCGAagcttccttctcctccgatAACATCCCAGCCAATTAATCCGgccccccttcttcttcttcttcttcttcttcttcttcttcgtcgcaTTATTCTATCCAAGATTCCAAGACCGGCCGTGCTTCAATTCCTCTGACCAGTGATCACCATCCATGGCGGCGCGTCCgggaggggaggcggggacggaggaggagtaCGAGGACCTGCTGCCGGCGCTGGCGGGCCGGCTGGGGAGCGCGGGCTTGCTGGCGGAGCTGCGGGCGGGGTTCCGGCTGCTGGCGGACCCGGCGCTTGGCGCCATCACCGCCGGCAGCCTGCGCACGGGAGCCGAGCGAGCCCTGGGCGTGGCCGGGatgacggccgaggaggcggcggccatggtgcGCGAGGGCGAtctcgacggcgacggcgcgctgGGCGAGCGCGAGTTCTGCGTGCTCATGGTGAGGCTGAGTCCTGGGATCATGGCCGACGCCGAGGCATGGCTCCGAgacgccatcgccgccgacgccgaggacgacgaagacgaagacgaggaCGAGCTGCTGTCCCCGtcgtccccgccggcgccggccgcttgATGGTCCgatcagtttttcttttgttaccGGTGGTGATAAAATCTGCTGTTGCCTGCTGTTCAGCGTGTGCTTTTGTACTTACGTGGCACTgtcaataaataaataagtaaCTATAGGGATGACGTGattcaataaataaataagttAACTATAGGGATGACGTGATTTCTGTCTGTTactgtatatatttttgtttttctgaactttgtggacgacgacgatgatcgACTTTTGGTTCAGTCCTCGCTCCTCGCTCCTCACTCGTCAGTCGTCACaataggttttttttttcttgctacCCTTGTCGTTTCTTACAGGAGTTTAAATTTAGAGTTGGAAACACGCCAGTTTGATTGGAGAGGGTGAAGAGTTTATGTCCGGACCCGTTGGATCGATAACTCGACCTGATGAGGAAAACGAAGACAATTCACGTGTACTTCAATATAGGGATCCATACTGTAGAATTATCCTTTCAAATAGAATTATTGTAGAATTACAAAAATTGAAGAGAGATCCACTCAGGAACATCCATCGCCTCGAGTGGCGGTCGCCGGCACACGGACCGTACATCGGTGGGACTCACGTGTCAACGACTCCCACGCTAGATGTCACACATTAGGAGGATTTGCCATAAGTTTTGCCCTCTCCCTTCTTTCCTTAGCAAAACTTGTCATGTTGTTAGAAATGGCGTCCGCAAGTCTGGGTACGGGTTGAGTCTTTCTATACCCTTACACGTTCTCTTTGAGATTACCCGTTACCCGTACCCATATCCGGCAACGGGTACAACGTTTTCCCATACCCATCACCTGTCAGGGTAAACGGGTACCCACGGGTAAAAATACCCTTAATAAACTTTGATCAACAAGAACATGTTTTTTAGAAACGGCATCATATTTATCAAAACCACAACAATTTTGTCATCAATAATACTATATTAAAACATTATAAATAATAACAACACATAAAAAGATAATACTATATCGTTTAAAACTGTAAATCGCAACACATCACACATGTGTGAGTTTTTTATTATACGGGTAAACGGGTAAAAGGGTACGGGTTATGCATTCCCATACCCGTACCCGCTCTACCCGATGGGTATGAAGTATTTCTCATTTGCGTACCCGCGGGTTAAAATTATGTCCCAAACCTGTACCCTAATGGGGATTTACCCGCCGGATACGCGGGTAAcgggtacccattgccatccctACATGTTGTGAAGCGTATGCGACTGGATGAATTCGAAACATTATATTCAAACATTTGAGTGGATGAAATCGTTCCAATCACACCTTATTCGTAGTGTTGATGTTGGTATTGatgatattttcttttggagaGAGAAGGCATCATGGACACCTACTCTCGTTTAGAAGCCAAAAATGTGCATGCCAGATATGGCGAGTGCTGCCGTTGTGCACGAAGCCcccacgggttcgatctccgGTTGGGGTAAATAGCTTTTTCACGCTTATTTCTTAGTGGTAGAGCAACTTGACTCTAGGAATATAATACATGTTTTTTTGGTATGCGCACAACAatttattcttttttgttgaaagTTACAACAAAAATCTAAACTTGGGTTTGGCTGTACCTGGGCAAACCTcggccgggcttcataaagCCCGACGGGAAAACCTCAAGCCTGAGCCTGACAAAATGACCATTTTAGCATTAAAATGATGCTTTTGGGCCGTGCCTTGGACTGGAAAGTGAAGCCCGAACCCGACCCGGGACGTCGGGCTTTGGtccgggccacccatgcccagtTTGGGCTTTCTAATTTACCGGCCCATACAAACGCAATGGTCTCCTCCCCGGCCCGCCGGTTCGCGCGAAAACCCGAACACCCGCGTAAACGAGAACTCGGCGCGCTTCCCCTTCCAGCGGGAAGCCAAACCCGGTTCGCGCCAAAATCCACCGCGTTCTCCCGCCGCTTTCCGATTACATTTACCCCTCGACTCCAAATTCCACGTCAGTCGGCCTCCCCACCAACCTGAGCTCAACCCTCtttccctccctctctccgccgccctccccgACGCCGGGGATGAGCCCCGCCccgcagcagcgccgccggacgcgcgcgcggcgtccGGCCAGGTACcgcgacgacgaagacgaggTCAGGTGCGAGGCGTGCGGgtccggcgacgcggcggcagAGCTGCTGCTCTGCGACGGCTGCGACCGCGGCCTCCACATCTTCTGCCTCCGCCCCATCCTCCCCCGCGTCCCCGCCGGCGACTGGTTCTGCCCCTCCTGCTCTTCCGCCGCCTCGCCAGCCaaatcctcctccgc includes:
- the LOC104583412 gene encoding calcium-binding protein KIC; protein product: MAARPGGEAGTEEEYEDLLPALAGRLGSAGLLAELRAGFRLLADPALGAITAGSLRTGAERALGVAGMTAEEAAAMVREGDLDGDGALGEREFCVLMVRLSPGIMADAEAWLRDAIAADAEDDEDEDEDELLSPSSPPAPAA